A genomic segment from Eisenibacter elegans DSM 3317 encodes:
- a CDS encoding IMPACT family protein — protein MEQDVYQVITAPSEGLYKEKGSKFLAFALPVDSEEDVKQHLAALKKQYYDARHHCYAYCLGEQAEHYRANDDGEPNHSAGDPILGQIRAHQLTNTLVVVVRYFGGTKLGVSGLIQAYRTAASEALSTAAIDQRYRCQQFDIRCAYPDLSWVMYQCKQVDAEILEQTWHTDCHLKVAVRLQYAATFDTQMQGQPQISCNATTTPLTTK, from the coding sequence ATGGAGCAAGATGTTTATCAGGTCATCACCGCCCCATCCGAAGGGCTTTACAAAGAGAAAGGCAGTAAGTTTTTGGCCTTTGCCTTGCCGGTAGACTCCGAAGAGGACGTAAAACAGCACCTAGCCGCGCTCAAAAAACAATACTATGATGCGCGCCATCATTGCTATGCCTACTGCCTAGGGGAGCAAGCCGAACACTATCGTGCCAACGACGACGGAGAGCCCAACCACAGTGCCGGAGACCCCATACTGGGGCAAATACGCGCTCACCAACTGACCAATACCTTGGTAGTGGTAGTCCGGTATTTTGGGGGTACTAAGCTGGGAGTCAGTGGGCTTATCCAAGCTTATCGTACAGCCGCCTCCGAGGCGCTCTCCACAGCCGCCATCGACCAACGGTATCGATGCCAACAATTTGATATCCGCTGCGCATATCCTGACTTGAGCTGGGTGATGTACCAATGCAAACAAGTAGACGCAGAAATCTTAGAGCAAACATGGCACACTGATTGCCACCTTAAAGTAGCCGTGCGCTTGCAATATGCAGCCACTTTTGATACCCAAATGCAAGGTCAGCCCCAAATTAGTTGTAACGCCACAACCACCCCCCTTACAACTAAATAA
- a CDS encoding BrxA/BrxB family bacilliredoxin, translating to MYPENLVAPMRQDLTVAGFQELTDEAAVSQLLEKHEGTTLVVVNSVCGCAAGAARPGVKLALQNSSKKPTVLATVFAGVDKEATNKAREYMLPYPPSSPSMALFKDGQLVHFLERHHIEGRSAQMIAQHLVQVFEEYC from the coding sequence ATGTACCCAGAGAACCTAGTAGCCCCTATGCGTCAAGATTTGACTGTGGCCGGCTTTCAAGAGCTGACCGATGAGGCAGCTGTTAGTCAATTGTTGGAAAAACATGAGGGCACTACCCTAGTTGTCGTAAACTCTGTTTGTGGTTGTGCGGCAGGTGCTGCCCGCCCGGGTGTGAAGCTTGCGCTACAAAACAGCAGCAAAAAACCTACGGTGTTGGCTACCGTATTTGCTGGTGTAGACAAGGAGGCCACCAACAAAGCACGTGAATATATGTTGCCTTATCCTCCTTCTTCACCTTCTATGGCCTTATTCAAGGACGGGCAATTGGTACACTTCTTGGAACGTCATCATATTGAAGGGCGCAGTGCTCAGATGATTGCACAGCATCTTGTACAAGTATTCGAAGAATACTGCTAG
- a CDS encoding GH3 auxin-responsive promoter family protein, whose protein sequence is MGIRSILSRPLAAYIASQDRYWSSRPVASQQAVMEQLVAKARNTAFGKDHDFGSIRTYEDFKARVPIRDYEVLKPYVERIIAGERDVLWPGVPAYFAKTSGTTSGTKYIPLTRDSIPNHINSARNALLAYVHETGRSAFLDKSLIFLSGSPEMTTTGPNNILTGRLSGIVNHHVPGYLRTNQKPSYATNCIEDWETKLDKIIDETISAPMSLISGIPPWVQMYFDRIQERTGKLIKDVFPEFSVFVYGGVNFEPYRKKLYDSIGKPIDSIETYPASEGFIAYQNSQTDPGLLMLLNSGIFFEFVPAEEFFDENPRRLSIGEVELGKNYALIINSNAGLWGYSIGDTVKFISKDPYKLLVTGRIKHFISAFGEHVIGEEVEKALHYAMEQHPEVSVAEFSVAPQVTPAEGLPYHEWLVAFERMPADMEAFAQTIDHKLCELNSYYNDLITGNIIRTLRITALQPEAFQHYMKSQGKLGGQNKVPRLSNDRTIADQIVAWQV, encoded by the coding sequence ATGGGAATACGTTCTATCCTCAGCCGCCCACTGGCGGCCTACATTGCCTCTCAAGATCGCTACTGGAGCAGCCGCCCTGTAGCTTCCCAGCAAGCCGTCATGGAGCAGCTTGTAGCCAAGGCGCGCAATACGGCCTTTGGCAAAGACCACGACTTTGGCAGTATCCGTACTTATGAAGACTTCAAAGCCCGCGTACCTATCCGTGATTATGAGGTGCTCAAGCCTTATGTAGAGCGCATCATTGCCGGAGAGCGCGACGTGCTCTGGCCGGGCGTACCGGCTTATTTTGCCAAGACATCAGGTACTACTTCGGGCACGAAGTACATCCCCCTCACACGTGACTCTATCCCCAACCATATCAACTCGGCACGCAATGCCTTGCTGGCTTATGTACACGAGACAGGGCGCTCGGCCTTTTTAGACAAAAGCCTGATTTTCCTTTCGGGCAGCCCCGAAATGACTACTACAGGGCCTAATAATATCTTAACGGGGCGCTTGTCGGGTATTGTCAACCACCACGTACCCGGATATCTCCGCACCAACCAAAAGCCAAGCTACGCCACCAACTGTATAGAAGACTGGGAAACCAAGCTCGACAAAATCATCGACGAGACCATCAGCGCGCCTATGTCGCTCATTTCGGGTATTCCACCTTGGGTACAGATGTATTTTGACCGCATACAAGAGCGTACCGGCAAGCTGATCAAGGATGTGTTTCCAGAGTTTTCGGTGTTTGTATACGGAGGGGTCAATTTTGAGCCTTACCGCAAAAAACTTTACGATTCTATTGGCAAGCCTATCGATTCTATCGAAACCTATCCGGCCTCCGAAGGATTTATTGCTTACCAAAACAGCCAAACCGACCCTGGGTTGCTGATGTTGCTCAATAGCGGGATATTTTTTGAATTTGTGCCGGCTGAGGAATTTTTTGACGAAAACCCCCGCCGTCTTTCTATCGGCGAGGTAGAGTTGGGCAAAAACTATGCGCTGATTATCAATTCCAATGCAGGGCTTTGGGGCTACTCCATCGGCGATACGGTCAAGTTTATTTCCAAAGACCCCTACAAGCTCTTAGTAACGGGGCGTATCAAGCATTTTATCTCGGCCTTTGGCGAGCACGTCATCGGAGAGGAGGTAGAAAAAGCACTGCACTATGCTATGGAGCAACACCCGGAGGTATCGGTGGCAGAGTTTTCGGTGGCTCCACAAGTAACCCCTGCCGAAGGACTACCCTATCACGAGTGGTTGGTGGCTTTTGAGCGGATGCCTGCCGATATGGAAGCCTTTGCCCAAACCATAGACCATAAACTCTGCGAGCTGAATAGCTACTATAATGATCTCATCACAGGCAACATCATTCGCACGTTGCGCATTACAGCGTTACAGCCAGAGGCTTTCCAACATTATATGAAATCACAAGGCAAACTAGGTGGGCAAAATAAAGTCCCCCGTCTCTCTAATGACCGTACCATTGCCGACCAAATAGTGGCTTGGCAGGTATAG
- a CDS encoding DUF547 domain-containing protein — protein MLFDEDLIKFSQDFLQVAQKNQYTKSFRHHLQHLDKEQLKTQLTDDAHKTVFWINIYNAFVQSLLKEQPSLYRNLNDFHGRKRIVIAQHKISLHLIEHSIIRRTRARWRMSSFEKEFCIEAPNPLVHFSLNAACASAPPIDIYTLDQYDEQLQQVTEAYLQKEAVYMEDKNILMLPKLLQWYKKDFGGNKGLAEFVQKYQLVPQEAKPKLRFQSFDTTIALNAFLHQIEETD, from the coding sequence ATGTTATTCGATGAGGATTTGATTAAGTTTTCCCAAGATTTTTTGCAAGTAGCGCAAAAAAACCAGTACACCAAGTCTTTTAGGCATCACCTCCAACATTTAGATAAAGAGCAACTCAAAACCCAATTGACCGACGATGCACACAAAACCGTTTTCTGGATCAATATTTACAATGCCTTTGTTCAAAGCTTGCTCAAAGAACAACCCTCCCTTTACCGAAATCTCAATGATTTTCACGGGCGTAAGCGTATTGTTATTGCCCAGCACAAAATCAGCCTTCACCTGATAGAACACAGCATTATCCGCCGTACCCGCGCCCGATGGCGTATGAGTAGCTTTGAAAAAGAGTTCTGCATCGAAGCCCCTAACCCTCTTGTGCATTTTTCGCTCAATGCGGCCTGTGCCAGCGCCCCTCCTATTGATATCTATACGCTAGACCAATACGATGAGCAGCTACAACAAGTAACAGAGGCTTATCTACAAAAAGAGGCAGTTTATATGGAAGACAAAAATATTCTGATGCTTCCTAAGCTTTTGCAGTGGTACAAAAAGGATTTTGGTGGGAATAAGGGGCTGGCAGAGTTTGTACAAAAATATCAGCTAGTGCCCCAAGAAGCCAAACCTAAGCTGCGATTTCAGTCTTTTGATACAACAATCGCACTGAACGCTTTTTTGCATCAGATAGAAGAAACAGATTAG
- the smpB gene encoding SsrA-binding protein SmpB, translated as MAKKNSKEKHVFAKSVQIKNRRASFEYHFLDTYIAGVVLQGSEIKSIRMGKVNMQDAYCYFKNGELWVKQLNISTYTNATYNNHEPTRERKLLLSKRELKKLEERLEEQGLTVIPTRVFINDRGWAKMEVALAKGKKLYDKRDSLKEKDLKREIDRTKY; from the coding sequence ATGGCTAAGAAAAATTCAAAGGAAAAGCATGTTTTTGCGAAAAGCGTACAAATAAAAAATCGTCGTGCCTCTTTTGAGTACCATTTTTTAGATACTTACATAGCCGGTGTGGTTTTGCAAGGCTCCGAAATCAAGTCTATCCGTATGGGTAAGGTCAATATGCAAGATGCTTACTGCTACTTCAAAAACGGAGAGCTGTGGGTCAAACAGCTCAATATATCTACCTATACCAATGCGACCTACAACAACCACGAACCTACCCGCGAGCGTAAGCTACTGCTCTCGAAACGCGAACTCAAAAAACTTGAAGAACGCCTCGAAGAACAAGGCCTGACCGTAATTCCTACCCGAGTGTTTATCAATGATAGGGGCTGGGCTAAGATGGAGGTTGCGCTGGCCAAAGGCAAAAAGCTTTATGATAAGCGCGACAGCCTGAAAGAAAAAGACCTCAAGCGCGAAATAGACCGCACAAAATACTGA
- a CDS encoding DegT/DnrJ/EryC1/StrS family aminotransferase, translating to MSTQKMYRVYLSPPHLGHIEKTQVLDTLAQNWIAPVGPQLDAFERQLCEYTQASAAVALQSGTAAIHLALRLLDVGAGDEVICPTNTFVATANPILYQGGTPVFVESEAASWNICPDTLEQAIKARQKRGKKPKAILVVHLYGQPAAMSHLRAIAQTYDIPLIEDAAEALGATYEGNPVGALGDMGILSFNGNKIITTGGGGALLLNDKTLAQRALYLATQARLPAPYYLHEEPGYNYRMSNLLAAVGLGQMEVLAERVRQRQAIKAFYQAALPLRFQPQPKNTVSNAWLSCVRFANAAIRAKAEQTLLADGIECRRLWNPLHTQPLFAQAPYYGDGFSEKLFEDGLALPSGSALSKETLEEIIEHIQRCL from the coding sequence TTGAGTACCCAAAAGATGTATCGGGTTTACCTTTCTCCTCCACACCTCGGACATATCGAGAAAACCCAAGTACTCGATACCCTTGCCCAAAACTGGATTGCCCCTGTGGGCCCTCAGCTCGATGCCTTTGAGCGCCAACTCTGTGAATATACCCAAGCTTCGGCAGCAGTAGCCTTACAATCTGGCACAGCCGCCATCCACTTGGCCTTGCGGCTACTTGATGTGGGCGCAGGAGACGAGGTAATCTGCCCTACCAATACTTTTGTAGCCACTGCCAACCCCATCCTCTACCAAGGTGGTACTCCGGTATTTGTAGAAAGTGAAGCTGCTTCTTGGAATATTTGCCCTGATACCTTAGAGCAAGCCATCAAAGCGCGGCAAAAACGCGGCAAAAAACCCAAAGCCATCCTAGTGGTACATCTGTATGGCCAACCAGCGGCCATGAGCCACCTACGTGCTATTGCCCAAACCTATGACATCCCCCTGATAGAAGACGCAGCCGAAGCCCTGGGAGCCACCTATGAAGGCAACCCTGTAGGAGCTTTGGGCGATATGGGCATTCTCTCCTTCAATGGCAACAAAATAATCACCACCGGAGGCGGTGGGGCGCTTTTATTGAACGATAAAACCCTTGCACAACGCGCCTTATATCTAGCCACACAAGCCCGCCTCCCTGCCCCCTATTACTTACACGAAGAACCTGGATACAATTATCGAATGAGCAACTTGCTCGCAGCCGTAGGGCTGGGGCAAATGGAAGTTTTGGCAGAGCGGGTGCGTCAGCGGCAAGCCATAAAAGCTTTTTACCAAGCTGCCCTACCGCTAAGATTCCAACCACAACCCAAAAATACGGTGAGTAATGCTTGGCTGAGCTGTGTGCGCTTTGCCAATGCCGCTATCAGGGCTAAAGCCGAACAAACCCTGTTGGCCGACGGCATCGAATGCCGAAGACTTTGGAACCCCCTACACACCCAGCCCCTATTTGCACAAGCCCCCTACTATGGCGATGGCTTCAGCGAAAAACTATTTGAAGATGGCCTAGCGCTCCCCTCAGGCTCCGCCCTTAGCAAAGAAACACTAGAAGAAATCATTGAGCACATACAGCGGTGCTTGTAA
- a CDS encoding iron-sulfur cluster assembly protein, which yields MENLHDKIVEALKTVYDPEIPVDIYELGLIYDIKVIPPLNKVHLLMTLTSPNCPSAEQLPEDAQRAVELVEGVSDVEVELTFDPPYHQDMMSEVAKLELGFL from the coding sequence ATGGAAAACTTACACGATAAAATTGTCGAAGCCCTCAAAACGGTATATGACCCCGAAATACCGGTAGATATTTATGAGCTGGGCTTGATTTATGACATCAAGGTGATTCCCCCGCTCAACAAAGTTCACCTGCTCATGACCTTGACTTCTCCCAACTGCCCCTCAGCGGAGCAACTCCCTGAAGATGCTCAGCGGGCGGTGGAGCTAGTAGAGGGGGTAAGCGATGTAGAAGTAGAGCTTACCTTTGACCCTCCCTACCATCAAGACATGATGTCAGAAGTGGCCAAGCTAGAACTAGGCTTCTTGTAG
- a CDS encoding polyprenyl synthetase family protein produces MNTTDTLQRLVQAIEQLTYPQTPRELYEPIEYMMRLGGKRLRPLLVLLGAKVFGHNNTDTLTGAALSVEIFHNFTLMHDDIMDCAPLRRGQATVHERWGNNTAILSGDVMLVKAYQALMEVPDQHLRAALDDFNKCAIEVCEGQQLDMNFEQRPIVSETEYIEMIRLKTAVLLGFSLALGARLAGASATDIARIDRFGQLIGIGFQLKDDLLDVYGNSAKVGKQVGGDIISNKKTFLLLKALENANPSQRQTLDHWLSLTTFDKEAKVKAVREIYDQLAIPVLTQVKIKTYFEDAFALLETLQADASGKTLLRHFTEQLIDREQ; encoded by the coding sequence ATGAATACCACTGATACACTCCAACGCCTCGTACAAGCCATCGAGCAACTTACTTATCCACAAACGCCGCGAGAGCTCTATGAGCCTATCGAATACATGATGCGCTTGGGCGGCAAACGCCTGCGCCCGCTATTGGTGCTCTTAGGTGCCAAAGTATTTGGCCATAACAATACAGACACCCTCACCGGAGCGGCACTATCGGTGGAGATTTTTCATAATTTCACCCTGATGCACGACGACATCATGGACTGTGCCCCGCTGCGCCGTGGGCAAGCTACCGTACACGAGCGCTGGGGCAACAACACTGCCATCCTCTCGGGGGATGTGATGCTGGTAAAGGCTTATCAAGCCCTGATGGAAGTACCTGACCAACACCTCCGCGCCGCCCTCGACGATTTCAACAAGTGTGCTATCGAAGTTTGCGAAGGGCAGCAGCTGGATATGAATTTTGAGCAGCGCCCTATTGTTAGCGAAACAGAATACATCGAGATGATTCGCCTCAAAACCGCTGTCTTGTTAGGTTTCAGCTTGGCCTTAGGGGCAAGGCTGGCAGGCGCTTCGGCAACTGACATCGCCCGGATTGACCGCTTCGGGCAGCTCATCGGCATAGGTTTTCAGCTCAAAGACGACTTGCTCGATGTCTATGGCAACAGCGCCAAAGTAGGCAAACAAGTAGGCGGGGATATTATCTCCAACAAAAAAACATTCTTACTCCTCAAGGCTCTCGAAAATGCCAACCCTAGCCAACGACAGACCCTAGACCACTGGCTCTCCCTTACTACCTTTGATAAAGAAGCCAAGGTGAAGGCCGTCAGAGAAATTTATGACCAGCTGGCTATCCCGGTGCTGACACAAGTCAAAATCAAAACATACTTCGAAGATGCCTTTGCCCTACTCGAAACCTTGCAGGCTGATGCCTCGGGGAAAACATTGCTCCGCCACTTTACTGAGCAGCTCATCGACCGAGAACAATAG
- a CDS encoding nucleoside recognition domain-containing protein encodes MILNYIWIGFFLLAFIIACVRLVVLGDTEVFPILVNSTFESAETAFKLALNLTGAMAMWLGIMKIGEKAGVVSLLAYLFGPFFKRLFPEIPANHPAIAPIFMKLSANLLGLDNAGTPLGIKAMKEMQSLNPTPDTASNAQIMFAVLNTTGLTFIPVQVLLYRSQYGAANPAEVFIPILLSTSITALSGMMIVAVRQRLNLFDRVFLTYLLGIFAVLSTLIYTFSQLPQERISHVSGVLSNFLLFSIIIFFIVLALVRGQGNQVFSAFIEGAKEGFDVMVQLIPYLVSVLIAVGVFRDVKALDVIISYLEYMFRQFSLDPEFTKALPVAFMKPLSGSGATGMALDTMKAYGVDSFAGKLSSVFQGTTDTTLFILAVYFGSVNIKKIRYATSAGLMADLIGITAAIIICYLFFG; translated from the coding sequence ATGATTCTTAATTACATCTGGATAGGCTTCTTCTTGTTGGCTTTTATCATCGCTTGTGTGCGGCTGGTAGTGTTGGGCGATACCGAAGTGTTCCCTATTCTCGTCAACTCAACTTTTGAGTCAGCAGAGACTGCTTTCAAGCTAGCCCTGAACCTGACAGGGGCGATGGCTATGTGGTTGGGGATTATGAAAATAGGAGAGAAAGCCGGGGTTGTCAGTCTGCTGGCTTATTTGTTTGGCCCTTTTTTCAAACGCCTATTTCCCGAAATCCCAGCCAACCACCCAGCCATCGCGCCAATCTTTATGAAGCTGTCGGCCAACCTGTTGGGACTAGACAACGCAGGCACTCCCTTGGGAATCAAGGCGATGAAGGAAATGCAAAGTTTAAACCCCACCCCCGACACAGCCTCCAATGCGCAAATTATGTTTGCCGTACTCAACACCACAGGCCTGACCTTTATCCCCGTACAAGTGCTGCTCTATCGTAGTCAGTATGGAGCGGCCAACCCTGCCGAAGTGTTTATCCCTATCTTGCTCTCTACCAGCATTACTGCCCTTTCGGGAATGATGATTGTCGCCGTTCGGCAACGCTTGAACCTTTTTGATAGGGTATTTTTGACTTACCTACTGGGGATTTTTGCCGTATTGAGCACACTCATTTATACCTTCTCCCAACTACCGCAAGAGCGTATCAGCCACGTATCAGGTGTGTTGAGCAATTTCCTGCTGTTTAGTATCATCATCTTTTTTATTGTGTTAGCCCTTGTCCGTGGGCAAGGAAACCAAGTATTTTCAGCCTTTATTGAGGGAGCCAAAGAAGGCTTCGATGTAATGGTACAGCTAATCCCCTACTTAGTCAGTGTGTTGATTGCCGTAGGTGTTTTCCGTGATGTGAAGGCCCTAGATGTGATTATCAGCTACTTAGAGTATATGTTCCGGCAGTTCAGCCTTGACCCTGAGTTTACCAAAGCCCTACCGGTGGCATTTATGAAACCCCTCAGCGGCAGCGGAGCTACAGGGATGGCATTGGATACGATGAAGGCCTATGGAGTAGACTCCTTTGCGGGTAAGCTCTCCTCTGTTTTTCAGGGAACTACTGATACGACGCTATTTATCTTGGCAGTATATTTTGGCTCTGTGAACATCAAAAAAATCCGTTATGCTACCTCTGCCGGCTTGATGGCTGACCTGATTGGCATCACTGCCGCTATCATCATCTGCTACCTGTTTTTTGGTTAA
- the gcvP gene encoding aminomethyl-transferring glycine dehydrogenase: MKINIRTQEAFESRHTGSPKADVAAMLQTVGFDSIEALINQTVPASIRLPKTLNLPAPKSEYDFLKHFRQLANKNKVFKSYIGQGYYDCITPPVILRNIFENPGWYTAYTPYQAEIAQGRLEALINFQTMIADLTKMDLANASLLDEGTAAAEAMTMFYGLRKGKKKNATKFLVSELCFPQTIAVLQTRAIPVGIELVVGNHETFDLTQEDVFGMLLQYPAANGEVFDYTHLISAAQEQDVFVAVAADLLSLTLFKAPGEMGADVVVGTSQRFGVPMGYGGPHAAFFACREAYKRNIPGRIIGASIDAQGNPAYRMALQTREQHIRREKATSNICTAQVLLAVIAGMYGVYHGPEGLKNIASRIYGLTGVLRQGLQQLGYTVGNSQHFDTLSIHTDKAAAIRPLAEAAEMNFFYTTQGLQISLDETSRLEDVAAILETMAKGAQKSPVAANVLEGLADAATLDIPQGLLRQSDYMTHPVFHKHRTEHGLLRYMKMLENKDLSMVHSMIPLGSCTMKLNATTEMIPVTWREMGGLHPFAPRTQAQGYAQLFEELEAWLCEVTGFAKMSLQPNSGAQGEYAGLMTIRAYHQSRGDHHRDIALIPSSAHGTNPASAVMAGMQVVVTQCDEKGNIDIEDLRKNAEKYSDRLACLMVTYPSTHGVFEEGIREICEMIHQHGGQVYMDGANMNAQVGLTSPAMIGADVCHLNLHKTFCIPHGGGGPGMGPIGVAAHLAPFLSSHPLVPIEGNQGSPVSAAPWGSASILTISYAYIAMMGGEGLQRATEMAILNANYIKARLEGQYKILYTGANGTCAHEFILDCRDFKQVGIEVADIAKRLMDYGFHAPTVSFPVAGTLMIEPTESETKEELDRFCDALISIRAEIREVEEGKFTPDNNVVVNAPHTAAMVMNDQWDKPYSREKAAYPLPYIRANKYWATVAKIDNAYGDRNLVCSCLPIDAYTEEASA; encoded by the coding sequence ATGAAAATCAACATTCGTACCCAAGAGGCATTTGAAAGCCGTCACACAGGCTCTCCCAAAGCTGATGTTGCGGCGATGCTCCAAACGGTAGGCTTCGACAGCATCGAAGCTTTGATAAACCAAACGGTGCCGGCCAGCATCCGCCTCCCCAAGACGCTTAACTTACCCGCTCCCAAAAGCGAGTATGACTTCCTGAAACACTTCCGCCAATTAGCCAATAAAAATAAGGTATTCAAAAGCTATATCGGGCAGGGGTACTATGACTGCATCACGCCGCCCGTAATTTTGCGCAATATCTTCGAAAACCCAGGGTGGTATACAGCCTATACACCCTATCAAGCTGAGATTGCCCAAGGCCGCCTAGAGGCACTGATCAACTTCCAAACAATGATTGCCGACCTGACCAAGATGGACTTGGCCAACGCCTCACTTTTGGATGAAGGTACTGCCGCCGCTGAAGCGATGACTATGTTCTATGGCTTGCGCAAAGGCAAGAAAAAGAATGCGACGAAGTTTTTGGTATCCGAGCTGTGCTTCCCACAAACGATTGCCGTGTTGCAAACCCGCGCCATTCCGGTAGGCATTGAGTTGGTAGTGGGCAATCACGAAACTTTTGACCTCACCCAAGAGGATGTATTTGGTATGCTCTTGCAATACCCTGCTGCCAACGGGGAGGTATTTGATTATACACACCTCATCAGCGCAGCACAGGAGCAAGATGTTTTCGTGGCTGTAGCCGCCGACTTGCTGAGCCTCACCCTCTTCAAAGCACCGGGCGAAATGGGCGCTGATGTGGTAGTAGGTACTAGCCAACGCTTTGGCGTACCGATGGGCTATGGCGGTCCACACGCGGCCTTCTTTGCTTGCCGCGAAGCTTACAAGCGTAACATTCCGGGGCGTATCATCGGTGCCTCTATCGATGCTCAGGGCAACCCAGCCTACCGTATGGCGCTTCAAACCCGCGAGCAGCACATCCGCCGCGAAAAAGCCACTTCTAACATCTGTACTGCCCAAGTGCTTTTGGCTGTCATTGCCGGAATGTATGGTGTGTATCACGGGCCCGAAGGCTTGAAAAACATCGCCAGCCGCATCTACGGCCTCACCGGCGTGCTGCGCCAAGGCTTACAACAACTTGGCTACACTGTTGGCAACAGCCAACATTTCGACACCCTCAGCATCCATACCGACAAGGCCGCTGCCATCCGCCCGTTGGCCGAAGCCGCTGAGATGAACTTCTTCTACACCACACAAGGCTTGCAAATTTCGCTTGACGAAACCAGCCGCCTCGAAGATGTAGCCGCTATCTTGGAGACTATGGCCAAAGGTGCTCAAAAAAGCCCCGTAGCCGCCAATGTGTTAGAAGGCTTGGCCGATGCAGCCACTCTCGATATCCCTCAGGGGCTCTTACGCCAAAGCGACTATATGACGCACCCTGTTTTCCATAAGCACCGCACCGAGCACGGGCTACTGCGTTATATGAAAATGCTAGAAAACAAGGATTTGTCGATGGTACACTCGATGATTCCTTTGGGCTCTTGCACCATGAAGCTCAATGCCACTACCGAAATGATTCCGGTTACGTGGCGCGAAATGGGTGGGTTGCACCCCTTTGCACCCCGCACACAAGCGCAGGGCTATGCTCAGTTGTTTGAAGAACTAGAGGCTTGGCTGTGCGAAGTTACGGGCTTCGCCAAAATGTCGTTGCAACCCAACTCTGGCGCTCAGGGTGAGTATGCAGGCCTAATGACCATCCGCGCCTATCACCAAAGCCGTGGCGACCATCACCGCGACATCGCCCTTATCCCCTCTTCGGCACACGGCACCAACCCCGCCAGCGCGGTGATGGCCGGAATGCAGGTAGTAGTTACCCAGTGCGATGAAAAAGGTAACATTGACATCGAAGACCTCCGCAAAAACGCAGAGAAGTACAGCGACCGCCTCGCCTGCTTGATGGTTACTTACCCCTCTACCCACGGGGTGTTTGAAGAAGGCATCCGCGAAATTTGTGAGATGATTCATCAACACGGCGGACAAGTATACATGGACGGCGCCAACATGAACGCCCAAGTAGGCTTGACTAGCCCAGCGATGATTGGAGCCGACGTATGCCACCTCAACCTACACAAAACCTTCTGCATTCCTCACGGTGGCGGTGGCCCCGGCATGGGCCCTATCGGTGTGGCAGCACACTTGGCCCCGTTCTTGTCATCGCACCCCTTGGTGCCGATTGAGGGCAACCAAGGCAGTCCCGTATCAGCAGCACCTTGGGGCAGCGCCAGCATCTTGACCATCTCGTATGCCTACATCGCAATGATGGGCGGAGAAGGACTGCAACGCGCTACCGAAATGGCGATTCTCAATGCTAACTACATCAAGGCACGCCTCGAAGGCCAATACAAAATCCTCTACACTGGTGCCAACGGTACTTGTGCGCACGAGTTTATCCTCGATTGCCGCGACTTTAAGCAAGTAGGTATCGAAGTAGCTGATATTGCCAAGCGCCTGATGGACTACGGCTTCCACGCCCCTACAGTGTCTTTCCCCGTAGCCGGAACCCTGATGATAGAGCCTACTGAGAGTGAAACCAAAGAAGAGCTAGACCGCTTCTGCGACGCACTTATCAGCATCCGCGCCGAAATTAGAGAGGTGGAAGAGGGTAAATTTACCCCCGATAACAACGTAGTGGTCAATGCTCCACACACTGCCGCCATGGTGATGAACGACCAGTGGGATAAGCCCTACAGCCGTGAAAAAGCCGCTTATCCGCTGCCGTATATCCGCGCCAATAAGTATTGGGCAACCGTAGCCAAGATCGACAATGCCTACGGCGACCGCAACTTGGTATGTAGCTGCCTGCCTATTGATGCCTATACAGAGGAAGCATCGGCCTAG
- a CDS encoding SufE family protein produces MTINEIQDEIIEEFSFFENWDDKYAYIIEMGKNLPNLAVTHKTDANKIKGCQSNVWLHTDLAEGKVVFAGDSDSVIVKGLVSLLIRVFSNQSPEAIAQAEPYFIDSIGMRQHLSMTRANGLASMLKQIKLYGLAYQAQTK; encoded by the coding sequence ATGACTATCAACGAAATCCAAGACGAAATCATTGAAGAGTTTTCTTTCTTTGAAAACTGGGACGATAAGTATGCCTACATCATCGAAATGGGAAAAAACCTACCCAATTTGGCCGTAACACATAAAACCGATGCCAATAAGATCAAAGGTTGCCAGTCAAATGTATGGTTACATACAGACCTGGCCGAGGGCAAGGTGGTTTTTGCCGGCGATAGCGATTCGGTGATTGTCAAAGGGCTGGTCAGCTTGTTGATTCGAGTCTTCTCCAACCAAAGCCCAGAGGCCATTGCACAAGCAGAGCCTTATTTTATCGATAGCATCGGAATGCGCCAACACTTGTCGATGACGCGTGCCAACGGCCTTGCTTCTATGCTCAAACAAATAAAACTATATGGTCTGGCGTATCAAGCGCAAACAAAATAG